CGCGGATCGATCAGGCCCGCGGGGCAGCCCAGGGCGCGGGCGCAGCCTTGCTCCCCACCGTCGAGGCCTCTGCGTCCGCCGACGCCAATCGCCAGTCCCGCCGGACGCCGATCGGGGGCGCTTCGGCCAGCCTCGGTTTTCCGCGCAACTATGAACTCTATCAGGCCGGCGCCTCGGCAAGCTGGGAAATCGACCTGTTCGGTGGGCTGCGCCGCGGGCGGGAGGCGGCACGCGCCGACCTTGCCGGCAGCGTCGCCGATGCGGATGCGGTGCGGCTGAGCATGACCGCGGAGGCGGTGGATGCGTATCTCCAGCTGCGCGGGCTGCAGGCGCGGCTTGGCGTTGCCGAGCGACAATTGGCGGTGCGGCGCGATCTGGTGGGGCTGATCCGCCAGCGCGTCGCACAGGGCATCACCGCCGACCGCGAGCTCAACCGCGCGCTGGGCGAACAGCAGGGGATCGAGGCGGATCTACCCCGGCTGCGCGCCGGCATCGCCGCGCAGATGAACCGGCTCGACATATTGATGGGCGCGCAGGCCGGCACCTATCGCGCCGAACTGGCGCCGGCGGCAGCGATCCCGCGCGCACCCGATCCCTCGGGCAGCGCGGTGCCCGCCGACCTGATGCGCCGCCGGCCCGATCTGGTCGCCGCCGAGCGCCGGGTGGCAGCGGCGGACGCCCGGATCGGCGTGGCGCTGGCCGGCTATTATCCGCACCTCTCGCTCGGCGGGCTGATCGGTTTTGCCGGCACCACCACCGGCAGCCTGTTTACCGGCGGCGCGCTGCAGGCGCAGGGCGGGGCGGGGCTGCGCTGGCGGCTGTTCGATTTCGGCAAGGTCGATGCCGAGGTGACGCAGGCGCGCGGCCGTTCCGCCGAGGCGTTGGTCGTCTATCGCGGCACCGTGCTGCGCGCGACGGCGGAGGTGGAAACCGCGCTCGTCCGCCTGGTCCAAGGCCGCGCCGAAGTGGCGAGCCTGACCGAACAGGTCGCAGTGCTGCGCCGCGCGCGCGGGCAGGCGCAATCGGCTTACGAGAGCGGCGCGGTGGCGCTGGTCGATGTGCTCGATGCCGATCGCGCGTTGCTGGAAGCGTCGGACCGGCTGGCGGCGGCGGAGGCGGATACGGCGCGCGCCTCGGTCGCGGCGATCCGCGCGCTCGGCGGCGGCTATGCGAGCGTGTAAGGGGGGCGGCATGGCTGACAAGACTGCCCACAAGGCGAAAACCCGCGCGCGCATTCTCGACGAGGCGGCAATGGCGATGCGCGCCCGCGGATCGGACGGGATCGGCGTGTCCGAACTGATGAAGCGCGCCGGGCTGACGCATGGCGGCTTCTACGCGCACTTTGCCTCGCGCGACGATCTGGTGGCGCATGCGGTGGACCGCATGTTTCAGGACAGCGCGGCGATGGTCGCGCGTTTCCTGGGCGACGCGCCGGACGGGCCGGGGCTGGCGGCGCTGATCGACTTCTACCTCTCCGAACCGGTCATGCGCGCCGCCGACCGCGGCTGCCCGCTGCCCGCACTCAGCGGCGAAGCGGCCCGCATGCCCGCGGCCGCGCGCGCGCGGTTCGAGGCGGGGGTGGCGGGGTTCCAGAACGCGATCGCACGCGCGCTGATGGCGATGGGACGCGCGGATGCCGAGACGCTCGCGGCCTCGGTGCTGGCGGAACTGGTCGGCACGATGGCGCTGGCGCGGTCGTTTGCGGATCCGGCGGCCGGGGCGGCGATGCTGGCCGCCGCGCGAAAGGCTCTGAAGGAAAGGCTCGGCCTGGCGCCCCCTTTCCAGGGGGCGGAGGATTTGCCTGCCTGAACCCGCCGCGCCTCCGGCGCCGCGCGAACATTCGGTGGCTTTACCCCACCACCCGCGCCAGAAACCCCCGCATCAGCGGCACGATCTCGTCCAGGCGATCCTCCAGCGCGAAATGGCCGGTATCGAGCAGATGCAACTCGGCATCCGGCAGATCGCGGAGGTAGGCCTTCGCGCCGACCGGCGGGAAGATCACGTCGTTGGCGCCCCAGACGATCAGCGTCGAGGGCCGATGCTCGCGAAAATAGGCCTGAATGTCCGGATAGAGCGCCACGTTCGTCCGATAGTCATAGACGATGTCCAGCTGGATGTCGGTCATGCCGGGACGATCGAGGAAGAGCTGGTCGTGCAGCCAGGCGGTAGGGTCGAGGCGGGTGCGGTCGTGGACGCCGGTTTCATATTGGAAGCGCGTGCCCTCGATACCGAAGAAGGGGCGCATGGCGTCGCGATTGGCCGCGCTGTTGTCCGCCCACAAGGTGCGGCTTGAGGCCCAGAAGTCCTCGCCCAGCCCTTCCTCATAGGCATTGCCGTTCTGCGTGATCAGCGCGGTCACCCGTTCGGGATGCTTGAGCGCGAGGCGGAAGCCGGTCGGCGCGCCATAATCCATCACATAGAGCGCGTAGCGCGTGGCGCCGAGCTGTTCGAGCAGCGCGTCGACCGTGTCGGCGAAACCGGCGAAGCTATAGACCGGATGGCCCCGCGGCGGCGCCTCGGACAGGCCGAAGCCGGGCAGGTCGGGGGCGATCACATGATAGCGGTCGGCGAGCGCGGGGATCAGCCGGCGGTACATGTGCGAGGAGGTGGGATAGCCGTGCAGCAGCACGACCACCGGCGCGCCGGCCGGCCCGGCCTCGCGGTAGAAGATCTCGAGGCCGTTGACGGTGGCGGTACGGTGATACGTGACGGGCAGGGTGTCGGCGGACATCGGCATTCTCCTTTGCGGCAGCGGCGGCCGTTGCAGCAGGTTCTACGCCGGTTGGTCCGCCGGAATAATGCGCGAATGGTGAAAGAGATTGTTCCGGATCGCGGAATGGCTTGTGCGCGATTGCGCGCGGTCGGGCGGCGTTCCGCTCACTTCACCGGCGGCGCGCCGTAATAATCCGGGGCGCCGTCGAACCGCACGTCGATGCGGTCGAGCAGGAAGCCCGGGTCCAGCGCATAGACCCGCACCCGATGCGCGCCGGCGGCGAGCGTGCCGAGCGCTATCGTTTCCGCGCTACTGTTGGCGAGCACATTGCGTTTCCAGCGTTCGCTGCGGCCATGCGTCTCGAAGTCGAGGATGCGCGGCGCCTCGTCATCGATGCGGACGGCCAGCCGAAGCCCGTTCGCCGCGGTCAGCGGGTGGACGGGGATGGCGACGATGCGCAGTTCGGCCTCGCCGGCGGTTGCGGCGCTGAAATCCCAGGCGAGGGGGTCGAGCCCGGCGATCGTGTCTGCGGACGGGCGGGTCAGGCTGGACCGCAGCGCGGTGCCGCGGGAGCCGAGGTCGGGCACGTGTTCCCAGCTTCCGTCGGCGGGCATGCCGGCATCGTCCGGCGAGAGCGAGACGATATGGTCGAGCGCTGCGGGCGCACCGGGGGCCGGCGCCGGGAGCAGCCGTGCCGTCACCTCGATGCTGCGGTCACCGCAGGCGAGCATTCCGCCGGTGATGGCGGCGGCGCCATCATAGCGCACGATGACCCGCTGTTCGAAGCCGTTGTCTGCGTCCAGCCGGCCCATGCTGGTGAGCAGCGTGATCCCCCTGTCGAGCGAGATCGACCAGTTCCGCGGCTCACCGTTGCTCGACACGGTGAGCGTGCGGCGTGACGGCTTGCCGGTGACGAACACGAGGTCCGACGCGTCCACCGCGCAACCCGGTTTCGCCGCGATCTCCGCGCGCGGATAGGGCGGCTCGGCGAACACCGGCAGCCGGCGCGGCGCCATGTCCATCATGCCGCGCCATTTGCCGCCGTTCTGCGCGTTATAGGCGGCGGTGTCGGCGACGATGCGCTGGTGCGCGGCGCGGGCCGCCGCCGCCAGCGCGTTGACGGTCGGGCGGCCCTGCCGCGCGTGCAGCGCGGCGAGATCGAGCGACAGGTTGCGGCGGTTGATGTCGGCGGCACCGTGCACCGGGTAGCCGACCAGCTGGAACCAGGCGTCGCGGCGATCCTCGGGCAATGTCCTGCCCACCGCATCGGTGCGGAATGCGAGCGCCGCATAGGCGTCGATCCGGCGCTGCGCTTCGTCTCCGCCGGTGCGGATATAATCGCCGATGCGGATCGGGCGGGTCGGTTCGGTCTGGCTGAAGCCGATGAACTCGGGGCGCCGCTCGAAGGCGAGGTCATAATAGTGGGTCAGGATGCCGGCGATCCTGCGGGCCTGCTCCTTGCCGAATTGCGCTTCCGCCCAGGCGGTGAGGTGCGCGCGCGGCGTCTGCGCGAAGAGGCGGTGGTCGAAGGCGAGGTCGAGGAAATAGTGGGTGAGATACTCGCCCGGCTTGATGTCGCCGACATTGACCACCCACAGCTTGCGGGCATCGAGCCGCCACGCCCGCTCCATCTGCTCGCGGATCAGCGCGGGATGCGTCGTCGCCAGCCAGAGATAGTCGTGCGGCCGGCCCCAGTAGGAGATATGGTAATAGACCCCCGAGCCGCCGCTGCGCGCCCGCTCGGCCGGCGTCGGGAGCTGGCTGATATAGCCGTAATTGTCCTCGGGCCACACGAGGGTGACATCCTCGGGCACGTCGAGGCCGGCGCCGTAGATGTCGAGCACTTCCTTGTAGAGCGTCAGCGCCTGCGGCACCTTGTCCGCGGCGAGCCCCTGCGCCTTCGCCAGCAGCGCGCGCTGGTCGGCGATGGCGCGGGCGGTGGCGTCCAGCGCCTGTTCGGGCGTGTCGGCGCCTTCCATCGCCGAGTCATGCTTGCCGCGCAGCCCGATCGTGGTGATCGTCTCGAAATCCTTCACCTCGCGCGCGCGCTCGCCCCAGTAGCGCAGCATCCCGGGCCGGTTGGTGAAATAGTTGAAGGGCCCGCGCTTCGCCTCGTCCCACTCGCGCACATTGTTGCGCATCATCGGTTCGGCGTGGGAGGTGCCGACGATGATCGCATGATCGCGCGCCGCCCCGGCATTGCCGGGGATCTGGTAGAAGGGCCTGGTGCTGTCGTGCATCGCCGGCCAGATCAGATTGGCCTTGAGGCGCCACATCAGTTCGAAGATGCGGGCATAGGTCCTGGGGCCGATGTCGCCGGTCTCGGGCTCATGGGTCTTTGCCGCCCAGGGCTGCAGACCCCAATCCTCATCGTTGAGAAAGATGCCGCGATACTGGACGGAGGGCGGGTCCGACAGCGTGCGGGCGCCGTCCACCGCCAGCCGGTCGACGCGGCGCGGGGTGACGTCCGCCCACCATTCCCACGCCGAGACGCCGAGTGCGCGGCCGAGATCGACCATGCCCCAGATCGCGCCGCGCTGGTCGGATCCGGCGATCAGCAGATAGCGCCGCGCCGGATCGCGCCGGGAGCGCAGCAGCACGCGTTCGTAGCGCTCCCACTGGTCGTCCAGCGCGGTAAGATCGGCGCCCGTGTCCGCGGCGACCTGCCTGACGAGCGCGGAGCCCTTCGTGCCGATGACGATGCACAATTCCGAGCAGCGCGCGAGATCGTCGGAGACGACGGGAACCTTGCCGCTCAGCGCGGAGAGGTCGCGCGCCAGCATCTCGCCGGCGAGTGCGCTCGGCTTCGCGCCGTCATGGACGATGCCGGCAACCTGCACCCCATCGAACAGCACCGCCTCCTCGGCATGCGCCATCGCCGCGGGCGCGGTGGCGGCAAGTGCGGCGAGGAGGGCGCGGCGCACTAGCGGCACACCGCCCATTTGTCGCAATCGACGCTTTCCAGTCCGCGATAGCACGCGCCGATGGGGAGGGCTGCCAGCAGCGAACCGGCGGCGATGCCGCCCAGCATGTCGCGGCGTGACGCAACGGTGATGGCGTCCGCGCTGTCCACATCCATTCTCCGGGTTCGCACTCTATGCTTCTCGTGTAGCTCTGTCGAATTGGTAAGGCAATATGGTATGACATGCCGTAGTATAGAGATCGATTTTCGCGCCATGGTCAGGCCATGATGACATCGGAGCGATTATCCGCTATACGTGATAACGCTAACAACAACATGGAACAGTCATGCTGAAGCCAACGGCCAATAGCGGGGAGAGGCTCTACATAACAGTGGCGCGGCGGTTGGAACAGGCGATCGAGGCGGGCATCTATCCGGTGGGCAGCCGGCTGCCGGCGGAGCGCGATCTGTCCGAGCGGCTGGGGGTCAGCCGGCCGGTGATCCGTGAGGCGCTGATCGTGCTGGAGATTCGCGGCTCGATCATGGTCAGGCCAAATGGCGGCACCGTGGTTGCCAGCCGTGACCAGCGCTCGGGGGCTGCGCTCGCGATGCAGGCGGATGCGGGGCCGTTCGAGGTCACGGAGGCGCGGCGGCTGCTTGAGGGAGAGGTGGCTGCGCTCGCTGCCACCCTCGTCGAAGACGACCAGTTCGAGGAACTGGAAGAGACGGTGCGGTTGATGGACAATCCCGCGCTCGACGCCCAGGCCCGCGAGCGTGCCGACCGCGCCTTCCATATGGCACTGGCGCGGATCACCGGCAATGACGTGCTGGTCTCGATGGTCGAGAGCCTGTGGGACATGCGCTACAACTCGGCGCTGTGCGTCTATTTCTTCCAGCAGGCGCGTGAGCACGGCATCGAGCCCCCCGTCGACCAGCACCGCCTGATCATCGACACGCTGAGAGCCCGCGACCCCGAAGCCGCGCGCGCGGCGATGCGCGAGCATCTGACCAAGGTGACGGAAAGCCTGCTGATCGCGACCGAAGAGGATGCGCGCGAGCGGGAACGGTTGCGGGTGACCGAGCGCGGGAGCGATTTCGCGCGGCGCGCGCGGACGGGGACCTGAGCGGGACGCGCCCGGGCGGTCAATCGGCTGGCGCCAGTGGCGCCGGATCGGCGGCGGCCGGTGCGGTCGCCTGGGGTGCCGGCTCCGCCTGGGGCGCCTGCGCCAGCCGGCGATGGCCGATCGTCATGCTGCGCAGCACGCCGTCGCGGCGGATCAGCCCATGCATCAGCGCCGCCGAGAGATGCGCGAGGATCAGCGCGAAGAACAGGATCGCGACGATCGTGTGCGCCTGGCGCAGCAGTGCATGGACGGCAAGGTCGTGCGGCAGGATCGGCGGCAGCGAGAGCCCTTCGGTCAGCCGCACCGGATAGCCGCCGGCGGAGAGCATGGCCCAACCGATCAACGGCATCGCCACCATGCTTGCATAAAGCAGGATGTGCGAGCCCTTGGCGACCCGATGCTGCAGGGGAGGAAGATCGGCGGGCAGCGCCGGGGCGCCGGTCGCGAGGCGCAGCGGCAGCCGGATCAGCACCAGCAGCAGGATCGCGATCCCGATCGGCCGGTGCAGCGCGAGCAGGCCGAGATAGGCCGGCCCGGCGGTCGAGACCATGCCGACGCCGATGAACAGCATCGCAAGCACCAGCGCCGCCATCAGCCAGTGGAGCGTGCGCAGCGCAGGATGGAAATCGTGGGCGGGGCGGCTCATCGCGCGTCGCTCCGGGCGATATCCTCACCCACGGCGCTCGGTCCCGCGCCCTCGGCGGCGCGGCGGGTGAAGGAAGAGGAATAGGCTTTCGATCGCGCCGCCAGCAGCGGATCGTCCGAGACGGCGATGCCGGACGGCAGGATGGTGGGATCGAAGTTGAGATCGCGGCAGGCGCCGGTCTCCTCGGGCTGCACCGCGTCCAGCACCAGCGTGCCCGCATCGATCGAGCGGTGCTTGCCCTGCCATGCGATCGTCGCCTTGTCGGTCACGTCGCCGGCATTGGCGACGACCAGCTGGAGGTGCCAGCGCGACGGGCCTCTCGCGGTGCGCGCGATCATCTCGTCGAACAGATAATCGCGCGGCAGCCTGTCGAGATGCGCCTTGTCCAGCCCGGCCAGCGGCGCCTCCGGCACGAACTGCCATCTTACCGTCTGCGTGCTGCCGGCAGCGTTCGTGAAGCGGAAGGCGTTGATGCTGTAATAGGTCGCGTTGGCGAAGCTGTCGGGCAGCACCGCAGTCGCCATGTAATCCTGAAACGCCTTCACCTCGGGATGCGCGGCGAGAAACGGCTTCATCACCGCCGCATCGGGCTTGCCGGTCTTCGGATCCGGGGTCGTCGCGCGCTGCAGCGCCACGAAGGACGGGACGTCGGCCACCGGGAAGATCGGCGTATGGTCCATCGCCAGCCGCCATTCCTGCCCATCGGGCGTCTGCAGCAGCAGCGCCATCGAATGGAATACGTTGCGCCCGTCGGTGGCGAGCGGGTTGCCGCCGCCCAGCGAGAAGCGGCCGATGACGGGGTAATCGCCCGCGGCGAACGCGCCGGCCGACGAGAGCGCGGTGCCCCCGCCATTGGCCTGGAACCGGCCGGCGAAGCACAGCCCCTTGGCATGGGCACGGCGATAGCCCGGATGGCTGCCGCCATTGTCGTCGAGCGCGGTGACGATGTCGCCGCCATCGATCCGGTCGCCGCCGATCCAGCCTGCGGCCCAGGCGAAACCGCCGGCCAGCAGCAGCACGATGGCGCCGATCAGCGCCGCAGGTCCGGCGAGGGTGCGGAATGTCAAAGGCATGCGGGTCCGTTTCGTTCGGCAACACGGGAGGAGACGCGGCGGACCATGACTTATTCCGGCCGGCACGCAATATGCTCGTTACATTCGAAACGCGATCAGCCTTGTGCAGTCTCCGCCAGCACGGCCTCATAGGCTGTCCGCAACCGATCCCACACCGAAGGGCCTTCGGGTGGTGGCGCCCCCAGATGCAGCGCGCGCAGTTCGGCCATGAAATCCGCCCACATCGCCGGGCCGCCTTCTTCAAGCACCTGCGCGCGGATCGAGAGTTCGCGGGAAACGGGCAGGTGCCGGCGCCCCCACGCCCCCATATGCGCCATCACCGGCACGAGCTGGATCGCCGCTTCGGTGAGGCTGTAGATCGATTTCTGCTTGTGGCTGGGATCGTCCGCCTTGGTCACCAGCCCCGATGCCAGCAATTTCTTCAGCCGGTCGGCGAGGATGTTGGAGGCGATTCCTTCCTCCGACGCGATCAGCAGTTCGCGGAAATGGCGGCGATTGCCGAACATCATGTCGCGGATGACGATCAGGCTCCACCGATCGCCCAGCACCTCAAGCGTCAGATTGATCGGGCAGCCCGACCGGATCGCATCGACCATCCGGTACCTTACCAAACTGCTTGCAATGCGCAATCAGTTCGATAAGCAAGCGGAACTGGTTGTGAAACGCAAGCGGTAGGGAGAGGATCGATGGGGCGGTTGATCGTATCGGCATTCACCAGCCTGGATGGCTATATCGAGCCGCCGACGGGGTTCGAGGGGCCGGCCTGGTCCGACGAGGTCGAGCGTCACTGGTCGGCGCATGCGCTTAGCACCGCGAAGCACCTGATCTACGGACGCGTCAATTTCCAGTTCAACGCCGGCTTCTGGGGCGACCCCGACGGGCCGGCGGCGGAGATTTCCTACGCGCCGGTGATGAACGCGCTGCCCAAGACGGTGTTCTCGCGCACATTGACCGGCGATCCCGGCTGGAACGCGACGATCGCCACCGACGTCGAGACGCGGGTGGCACAGCTCAAGGCGGAGATCGACGGCGATATCTATGCGTTCAGCGGCGCGCAGATGGTGGCGAGCCTGGCCGCGGCGGATGTGGTCGACGACTATATGCTGATGCTGCTGCCGGTGCTGTGGGGCGGGGGCAAGCGGCTGTTCGGCGCCGAATGTCCGCGGCAGGATCTGGCGCTGATCGAAAGCCGTGCGCTCGGCACCGGCGCGGTCATCCTGCGCTACGCGCGCGTCCGCAAGGAGATCGCCGCGTGACCGCGCTGACGCTCTACTATCACCCGCTTTCCTCCTATTGCTGGAAGGCGCTGGTCGCGCTCAACGAGCATGGCATCGATTATGCGCTGCGCCAGATCGACGCCGCCGATGCCGCGGCGGGGGCGGAACTGACGGCGCTCTGGCCGATGCAGCGCTTCCCGGTGCTGGTGGACGGGGCGAACGACGTTGTGCTGCCCGAGACCAGCATCATCATCGAATATGTCACGACACGCCATCCCGGCGCCTTCGCCGCGATCCCCGCCGATCCGGATGCGGCGATCGAGACGCGGCTGCTCGACCGATTGTTCGACAATGATGTGATGACGCCGGTGCAGAAGGTGGTGTTCGAACATCTCCGCCCCGAGGCCGAACGCGACGCCGCCGACATCGGGCGTGCCCGCGCCGCGCTGCGCAAGGCCTATGACATGCTGGAAGCGCGGCTGGCCGGACGGACCTGGGCCGCGGGCGATGCCTTCACATTGGCGGACTGCGCGGCGATGCCGTCGCTGCACTATGCCGACAAGGTCGAGCCGTTCCGCGCGACGCATCCGTGGCTGGGGGATTATCTCGGCCGGCTGGAGGCGCGCGCGTCGGTGGTGCCGGTGCTCGAGGCGGCGGCACCCTATGCGCATTTCTTTCCGGTGAAGTGAGCGGTTGGACCGCGGACGAGAACGGCGGCCGATCGGCCGCCGTTCCAATGCCTATCCGATCCGAGCGCGGAGCGCCGCGATCAGAGCACCCAGTCTGTCGTCAGCGTCCGCACATCGCCGGTGAAGAGGATCAGCATGTCGGCCACGCCATCGCCGTTGGTGTCGCCGCGCAGCAGCGTCGTGTCGCTGTTGGGATTGTATTGCAGGAACAGCTCGCCCGCGGTCCGCGTGAAGGCGGAAACGATGCTGAACGCCTGGTTGCCGTGCGCCACGCTGTCGGCATCGACAGCCGAAAGGTCGAGCACGTCGCCCTTCGCGAAATCGGTGATCCGGTCCGCCGCGTCGGCGGTGCTTTCCGCGGTGCTCGTATAGACGAAGCGGTCGAAGCCGGTGCCGCCGGTCAGCCGATCGGCACCCAGCCCGCCGCTCAGCCGGTCCTGCCCGGCGCCGCCGCCGAGCACATCGGTGCCGCCGCCGCCGATCAGCGTATCGTTGCCATTGCCGCCATCGAGCGTGTCGGCTGCGGATCCGCCGTCGAGCAGGTCGTTGCCCAGTCCGCCCGACAGATGGTTGGCCTGCGAATTGCCGGTGATCACGTCGTCGAAGGCGGTGCCGATAACATTCTCTATGGAAATCAGCGTGTCGCTGCCCGAACTGGCGGTGCTCTGCGGCCCCGTCTTGAGCAGGTCGACGATCACCCGGTCACGCGCACCGTCATAGCTGGCGGTATCGGATCCGGCGCCGCCGTTGAGAATGTCGTTGCCCAGCCCGCCGTTGAGCAGGTCGTTGCCGGCGTTGCCCGTCAGCGTGTTGGCGCGGTTGTCGCCGACAAGGGCGTCGTCGAACGCCGAACCGGTCAGGTTCTCGATACCGATCAGCCGGTCGGCACCGACGCCGGTGGTCTGCGCGCCGGCGATGAGCAGGCTGACCTTCACGCCCAGCGCGGCATCGGCGTAGGACGCGGTGTCGATCCCTGCGCCGCCGTCGAGCACGTCGTTGCCCAGACCGCCGTTGAGCGTGTCGTCGCCGAGCCCGCCGACCAGCGTGTTGGACAACGCATTGCCGGTGAGCATGTCGTCATGGGCCGAGCCGGTCACATTCTCGATGCCGATCAGCCGGTCGCGGCCCGCGCCGCCGGTTTGCTGGAAGCTCACGAGAAGGTTGACCGCAACGGCACTGCCGGCATCGGCATAGCTCGCGGTGTCGATGCCGACGCCGCCATCGAGCACATCGTCGCCCAGCCCGCCGATGAGCACGTCGTTGCCCACCGAGCCCGTGAGGCTGTTCGCGCCGGCGTCTCCGATCAGCGTATCGGCAAAGCTCGATCCGATCAGATTCTCGATCGAGACGAACTGGTCGTTGCCTGCACCGCCGGTGCTCCCCGTCGCGACGTTGGCGAACACCCCGGCGCCGGCGCCGGCGAACGACGCGGTGTCGATGCCCGCGCCGCCATTCAGCAGGTCGTTGCCGCCGCCCCCGTTGAGGACGTCGTCGCCATCGCCGCCGGCGAGTTCGTTGCGGCCGGCGTCACCGGTCAGCGTGTCCGCGAAGCGCGAGCCGATCAGATTCTCGATCGCCGTCAGCCGGTCGCGGCCGGCGCCGCCCGAAACATTGGTGCCGGATATCGCGAGGTTGATGCGAACGGCCGACGCGGCCGTCTGGTAGGAGGCCGTGTCGATGCCGGCGCCACCGTCGAGCCGGTCGTCTCCCGCCCCGCCGATCAGCAGGTCGTCACCCCGCCCGCCGGAAAGCGCGTCCGCGCCGCCGGCACCGTCCAGCCGGTCGTCGCCATCCAGCCCCTGTGCCGTGTCTGCGCGAACCCCGCCGGTGAACACGTCGTTCCCGGCACCGCCAACATAATCGACCAAAGCTATCCCCCTTCGAAATTCCCGGCGCGCGCTATCATGAGGCCGGTCCGTGAGACAGCAAAATTTGCTCCGGAATCGAGTGATTTGCGGAAGATCGCGGCTCCGGCCGGGCAATGGTTGCGATCATGCAGACTTCCCCAAACCCACATAATGGGTTTACGGCGGCCAGGACTCAGCCAGCCAGCGGGGACCGCATGACCGTCATCATCAAGGAAGCCGACCTCGTCGAGAGCGTCGCGGATGCGCTTCAATATATCAGCTACTATCATCCGATGGATTATATCCGCGCGCTCGGCGCGGCCTATGAGGCGGAGCAGGGCCCGGCCGCCAAGGACGCGATCGCGCAGATCCTGACCAACAGCCGCATGTGCGCCGAGGGGCATCGCCCGATCTGCCAGGATACCGGCATCGTCACCGTGTTCGTCAAATGGGGCCAGCAGTGCATGCTGGACAGCGAGAAATCGCTGCAGGAGGTCGTCGACGAGGGCGTGCGCCGCGCCTATCTCCACCCGGAGAACCGCCTGCGCGCCTCGATCCTGAGGGATCCCGCGTTCAGCCGCGTCAACACGAAGGACAACACGCCTTGCGTGCTCAACGTCGAGATGGTGCCGGGCCATCATGTCGAGGTGCAGGTCGCGGCCAAGGGCGGCGGCTCGGAGAACAAGTCGAAGTTCGCGATGCTCAACCCCAGCGAGTCGATCGTCGACTGGGTGCTTGAGATGGTCCCGAAGATGGGTGCCGGCTGGTGCCCGCCGGGCATGCTCGGGATCGGCATCGGCGGCACCGCCGAAAAGGCGATGACGCTCGCCAAGGAATCGCTGATGGGCGATATCGACATGGCGCAGCTCAAGCAGCGCGGGCCGCAGACCGATATCGAGCGGCTGCGCATCGAGATCTTCGACAAGGTCAACGCGCTGGGCATCGGCGCGCAGGGGCTGGGCGGCCTCGCCACCATCCTCGACGTCAAGATCATGGACTATCCGACGCACGCCGCGTCCAAGCCGATTGCGATGATCCCGAACTGCGCCGCCACCCGCCACGCGCATTTCCATCTCGACGGCTCGGGGCCTGCCTATCTGGAGCCGCCGAGCCTCGACGAATGGCCGAAGGTGGAATGGACGCCCTCCAAGGAATCGATCCGCGTCGATCTCGACACGCTGACCCCGGACGTCGTCGCCACCTGGAAGCCGGGGGACCGGCTGCTGCTCAACGGCAAGATGCTCACCGGGCGCGACGCCGCGCACAAGCGCATCCAGGACATGCTGGCGAAGGGCGAGGAACTGCCCGTCGATTTCAAGGGGCGGGTGATCTATTATGTCGGCCCGGTCGATCCGGTGCGCGACGAGGTGGTCGGCCCCGCCGGCCCCACCACCGCCACCCGCATGGACAAGTTCACCGGCATGATGCTCGAGCAGACCGGGCTGATCGCAATGGTCGGCAAGGCGGAGCGCGGCCCGGCCGCGATCGAGGCGATCCGCGAGCACAAGGCCGCCTATCTGATGGCGGTCGGCGGCGCCGCCTATCTCGTCGCGCGCGCGATC
The window above is part of the Sphingomonas sanxanigenens DSM 19645 = NX02 genome. Proteins encoded here:
- a CDS encoding efflux transporter outer membrane subunit translates to MRFTLLLLGATALSACTPSPDYRPPRVALTAAFATATPIAPADAAWWQGFGDPLLDRVVARVQAQNLDIAAGGARIDQARGAAQGAGAALLPTVEASASADANRQSRRTPIGGASASLGFPRNYELYQAGASASWEIDLFGGLRRGREAARADLAGSVADADAVRLSMTAEAVDAYLQLRGLQARLGVAERQLAVRRDLVGLIRQRVAQGITADRELNRALGEQQGIEADLPRLRAGIAAQMNRLDILMGAQAGTYRAELAPAAAIPRAPDPSGSAVPADLMRRRPDLVAAERRVAAADARIGVALAGYYPHLSLGGLIGFAGTTTGSLFTGGALQAQGGAGLRWRLFDFGKVDAEVTQARGRSAEALVVYRGTVLRATAEVETALVRLVQGRAEVASLTEQVAVLRRARGQAQSAYESGAVALVDVLDADRALLEASDRLAAAEADTARASVAAIRALGGGYASV
- a CDS encoding TetR/AcrR family transcriptional regulator, producing MADKTAHKAKTRARILDEAAMAMRARGSDGIGVSELMKRAGLTHGGFYAHFASRDDLVAHAVDRMFQDSAAMVARFLGDAPDGPGLAALIDFYLSEPVMRAADRGCPLPALSGEAARMPAAARARFEAGVAGFQNAIARALMAMGRADAETLAASVLAELVGTMALARSFADPAAGAAMLAAARKALKERLGLAPPFQGAEDLPA
- a CDS encoding alpha/beta fold hydrolase; translation: MSADTLPVTYHRTATVNGLEIFYREAGPAGAPVVVLLHGYPTSSHMYRRLIPALADRYHVIAPDLPGFGLSEAPPRGHPVYSFAGFADTVDALLEQLGATRYALYVMDYGAPTGFRLALKHPERVTALITQNGNAYEEGLGEDFWASSRTLWADNSAANRDAMRPFFGIEGTRFQYETGVHDRTRLDPTAWLHDQLFLDRPGMTDIQLDIVYDYRTNVALYPDIQAYFREHRPSTLIVWGANDVIFPPVGAKAYLRDLPDAELHLLDTGHFALEDRLDEIVPLMRGFLARVVG
- a CDS encoding glycosyl hydrolase 115 family protein, which codes for MRRALLAALAATAPAAMAHAEEAVLFDGVQVAGIVHDGAKPSALAGEMLARDLSALSGKVPVVSDDLARCSELCIVIGTKGSALVRQVAADTGADLTALDDQWERYERVLLRSRRDPARRYLLIAGSDQRGAIWGMVDLGRALGVSAWEWWADVTPRRVDRLAVDGARTLSDPPSVQYRGIFLNDEDWGLQPWAAKTHEPETGDIGPRTYARIFELMWRLKANLIWPAMHDSTRPFYQIPGNAGAARDHAIIVGTSHAEPMMRNNVREWDEAKRGPFNYFTNRPGMLRYWGERAREVKDFETITTIGLRGKHDSAMEGADTPEQALDATARAIADQRALLAKAQGLAADKVPQALTLYKEVLDIYGAGLDVPEDVTLVWPEDNYGYISQLPTPAERARSGGSGVYYHISYWGRPHDYLWLATTHPALIREQMERAWRLDARKLWVVNVGDIKPGEYLTHYFLDLAFDHRLFAQTPRAHLTAWAEAQFGKEQARRIAGILTHYYDLAFERRPEFIGFSQTEPTRPIRIGDYIRTGGDEAQRRIDAYAALAFRTDAVGRTLPEDRRDAWFQLVGYPVHGAADINRRNLSLDLAALHARQGRPTVNALAAAARAAHQRIVADTAAYNAQNGGKWRGMMDMAPRRLPVFAEPPYPRAEIAAKPGCAVDASDLVFVTGKPSRRTLTVSSNGEPRNWSISLDRGITLLTSMGRLDADNGFEQRVIVRYDGAAAITGGMLACGDRSIEVTARLLPAPAPGAPAALDHIVSLSPDDAGMPADGSWEHVPDLGSRGTALRSSLTRPSADTIAGLDPLAWDFSAATAGEAELRIVAIPVHPLTAANGLRLAVRIDDEAPRILDFETHGRSERWKRNVLANSSAETIALGTLAAGAHRVRVYALDPGFLLDRIDVRFDGAPDYYGAPPVK